One window of Drosophila bipectinata strain 14024-0381.07 chromosome 4, DbipHiC1v2, whole genome shotgun sequence genomic DNA carries:
- the LOC138926853 gene encoding uncharacterized protein isoform X1: MYSDCGTNFIAADKSLQLWSNEFRQEINQTVVPELTKRYIQWHFNPPHSPNFGGLWEANVKAIEACLNSRPLCPLTADINDLQVLTPAHFLIGDSMQSLPTPSDKDKSLNTQFMEGQRILRQFWKRWSSDWLSHLQARPKWRQEEENLQVNDLVIIKDDRTGPTDWKLGRVTELHPGADGMVRVATIYTGSGTYKRSVSKICRLPIPNYTEAKVEEANLEQ, from the exons ATGTACAGTGACTGCGGCACAAATTTTATAGCAGCAGATAAATCCCTACAGTTGTGGTCTAACGAGTTCCGGCAGGAAATCAACCAGACAGTCGTCCCAGAACTCACAAAGCGCTATATTCAGTGGCACTTTAACCCCCCACACAGCCCAAACTTCGGAGGACTTTGGGAGGCTAACGTCAAAGCC ATAGAGGCCTGTCTTAACTCTCGGCCATTATGCCCGTTAACCGCGGATATTAACGATCTGCAAGTATTGACTCCAGCTCATTTTCTCATCGGAGACTCCATGCAATCGCTTCCTACCCCCAGTGACAAGGACAAGTCGCTCAACACACAGTTCATGGAGGGACAACGGATCCTACGCCAGTTCTGGAAAAGGTGGAGCTCAGATTGGTTGTCTCACCTTCAGGCACGCCCTAAGTGGAGACAAGAGGAAGAAAACCTGCAGGTCAATGACCTAGTTATTATCAAGGACGACAGGACAGGTCCAACCGATTGGAAACTAGGTCGTGTTACAGAATTACACCCTGGAGCCGATGGGATGGTACGAGTTGCAACAATCTATACAGGTTCGGGTACATATAAGCGATCAGTATCCAAGATCTGCAGATTACCCATCCCGAATTACACGGAAGCTAAAGTCGAGGAAGCTAATCTTGAACAATAG
- the LOC138926853 gene encoding uncharacterized protein isoform X2 → MYSDCGTNFIAADKSLQLWSNEFRQEINQTVVPELTKRYIQWHFNPPHSPNFGGLWEANVKAIEACLNSRPLCPLTADINDLQ, encoded by the exons ATGTACAGTGACTGCGGCACAAATTTTATAGCAGCAGATAAATCCCTACAGTTGTGGTCTAACGAGTTCCGGCAGGAAATCAACCAGACAGTCGTCCCAGAACTCACAAAGCGCTATATTCAGTGGCACTTTAACCCCCCACACAGCCCAAACTTCGGAGGACTTTGGGAGGCTAACGTCAAAGCC ATAGAGGCCTGTCTTAACTCTCGGCCATTATGCCCGTTAACCGCGGATATTAACGATCTGCAA TGA